A part of Jiangella alba genomic DNA contains:
- a CDS encoding MerR family transcriptional regulator — MRSSELAALAGVTVRALRHYHQVGVLDEPPRSANGYRRYDVHHLIRLLRIKRLTALGFPLAALPDLLDQPDAEAVELLDQLDDELAAQIQRLEARRAVVAELRRDRGAPDLPHELARHFAAWADADAPATLARVDREQTILVAHLVGEERLPRLAQLYERMTDPGVMAASRKLYARMDELGPGSDDAEIERLADDLAAMVAPIVAEFQAAGDDDLDLDAVAPLLSAYTGDVLNEAQRRVLARVESRLSAPA; from the coding sequence GTGCGCAGTAGCGAGCTGGCCGCGCTGGCCGGCGTCACCGTCCGCGCGTTGCGGCACTACCACCAGGTCGGGGTGCTCGACGAGCCGCCGCGGTCGGCCAACGGGTACCGCAGGTACGACGTGCACCACTTGATCCGGCTGCTGCGGATCAAGCGGCTGACGGCGCTCGGCTTCCCGCTGGCCGCGCTGCCGGATCTCCTCGACCAGCCCGACGCCGAGGCCGTCGAACTGCTCGATCAGCTCGACGACGAGCTGGCGGCGCAGATCCAGCGGCTGGAGGCACGCCGGGCCGTCGTGGCAGAGCTGCGCCGCGACCGCGGCGCGCCCGACCTGCCGCACGAGCTGGCCCGTCACTTCGCGGCGTGGGCCGACGCCGACGCCCCGGCCACGCTGGCCCGGGTCGACCGCGAGCAGACGATTCTCGTCGCGCATCTCGTGGGCGAGGAGCGGCTGCCGCGGCTGGCCCAGCTGTACGAGCGGATGACCGACCCGGGGGTCATGGCGGCGAGCCGGAAGCTCTACGCGCGCATGGACGAGCTCGGGCCCGGCAGCGACGACGCGGAGATCGAGCGGCTGGCCGACGACCTCGCGGCCATGGTCGCGCCCATCGTGGCGGAGTTCCAGGCCGCGGGCGACGACGATCTCGATCTCGATGCGGTGGCGCCGCTGCTGTCGGCGTACACCGGCGACGTGCTGAACGAGGCGCAGCGGCGGGTGCTGGCGCGGGTGGAGTCGCGGCTCAGCGCGCCGGCGTGA
- a CDS encoding MFS transporter — MTALLERVIPGQDVDRGKVARLTVAHAGADLFQAAVPALIPFFVAERGMSYADAGLLVLAGSLASSVMQPLAGVVGDRVRAAWLQPLGLALTGGGLLAATLLDSFAAIAVALLLGGLGVAIFHPEAFRATRAAAAASPGAALGVFALGGNIGFALGPSLVVPLGAAYGIEAAGAVAVIPLVGALLLGRGVPSDLAAPGDAAGSVELPDDWRTFGFATLGATAAAGVLFGLMAFAPVWFDETLGAGVGLGSAAVTGMLLAGAVGTYAAGAVGDRHGRRPVVLVSVLALVPLSAVLPLTGPLLAVVLLIVIGLVIEGIFYPLVIVAQDGLPRHAGLAAGMALGVSVGVAAGTTSLLGVLVDANGPVAALWGCAVMAVVALAAGALAVRRPH, encoded by the coding sequence ATGACGGCCCTGCTCGAGCGGGTCATCCCCGGGCAGGACGTCGACCGCGGCAAGGTCGCCCGGCTCACCGTCGCGCACGCCGGCGCCGACCTGTTCCAGGCCGCCGTCCCCGCGCTGATCCCGTTCTTCGTCGCCGAGCGCGGCATGTCCTACGCCGACGCCGGGCTGCTGGTGCTGGCCGGCAGCCTCGCGTCGTCGGTCATGCAGCCGCTGGCCGGCGTCGTCGGCGACCGCGTCCGGGCGGCGTGGCTGCAGCCGCTCGGGCTCGCGTTGACCGGCGGCGGGCTGCTGGCCGCGACCCTGCTCGACTCGTTCGCCGCCATCGCCGTCGCGCTGCTGCTCGGCGGCCTCGGCGTCGCGATCTTCCACCCCGAGGCGTTCCGCGCGACCCGCGCCGCGGCCGCCGCCAGCCCCGGCGCCGCACTGGGCGTCTTCGCGCTCGGCGGCAACATCGGCTTCGCCCTCGGCCCGTCGCTGGTCGTCCCGCTCGGCGCGGCGTACGGCATCGAGGCGGCCGGCGCGGTCGCCGTCATCCCGCTGGTCGGCGCGCTGCTGCTGGGCCGCGGCGTGCCGTCCGACCTGGCGGCGCCGGGCGACGCCGCCGGCTCCGTCGAGCTGCCCGACGACTGGCGCACGTTCGGGTTCGCGACGCTCGGCGCGACGGCGGCCGCGGGCGTGCTGTTCGGGCTGATGGCGTTCGCGCCGGTCTGGTTCGACGAGACCCTCGGCGCCGGCGTCGGCCTGGGCAGCGCGGCCGTCACCGGCATGCTGCTGGCCGGCGCCGTCGGGACGTACGCGGCCGGCGCGGTCGGCGACCGGCACGGGCGGCGGCCGGTGGTGCTGGTGTCGGTGCTCGCGCTGGTGCCGCTGTCGGCGGTGCTGCCGCTGACCGGGCCGCTGCTGGCCGTCGTGCTGCTGATCGTGATCGGGCTGGTGATCGAGGGGATCTTCTACCCGCTGGTCATCGTCGCGCAGGACGGCCTGCCGCGGCACGCCGGGCTGGCGGCGGGGATGGCGCTCGGCGTCAGCGTCGGCGTCGCAGCCGGCACGACCAGCCTGCTCGGCGTCCTCGTCGACGCGAACGGGCCGGTCGCCGCCCTCTGGGGCTGCGCCGTCATGGCCGTCGTCGCGCTGGCCGCCGGAGCCCTCGCCGTCCGCCGTCCGCACTGA
- a CDS encoding TetR/AcrR family transcriptional regulator, whose amino-acid sequence MSEATVSQDVLAAAKRLAERQQLGGASMADIAKEAGITRVTLYRRGETRAAILVALRDELAREERERLLPVLAGPGDARTRLTAAFEVFCAITDERADLMAGLDDPTLNAIYHDPGDDSLTRTEFTAPIVRLLRDGALDGSLRPFTDPDETATVLYVQVCETYRHLRREHRWPAKRATDAVLGLALHGLLP is encoded by the coding sequence GTGAGTGAAGCGACGGTGTCTCAGGACGTCCTGGCCGCGGCCAAGCGGCTGGCCGAGCGGCAGCAGCTGGGCGGCGCCTCGATGGCCGACATCGCCAAGGAGGCCGGCATCACCCGCGTCACGCTGTACCGGCGCGGCGAGACGCGCGCGGCCATCCTGGTCGCGCTGCGCGACGAGCTGGCCCGCGAGGAGCGCGAGCGGCTGCTCCCCGTCCTCGCCGGCCCCGGCGACGCCCGCACCCGGCTGACCGCGGCGTTCGAGGTCTTCTGTGCGATCACCGACGAGCGGGCCGATCTCATGGCCGGGCTCGACGACCCGACGCTGAACGCGATCTACCACGATCCCGGCGACGACTCGCTCACCCGCACCGAGTTCACCGCGCCGATCGTCCGGCTGCTGCGCGACGGCGCGCTGGACGGCTCGCTGCGTCCCTTCACCGATCCGGACGAGACCGCCACCGTCCTCTACGTCCAGGTCTGCGAGACCTACCGCCACCTGCGCCGCGAACACCGCTGGCCGGCGAAGCGCGCCACGGACGCCGTCCTCGGCCTCGCGCTGCACGGGCTACTGCCATGA
- a CDS encoding MFS transporter, translating to MRLIPVAYLASYTLSLLGNSVAGVALPLIVLQTTGSALGAGWVAAATAVPAVLAGLFMGVVIDRINRRTSSVVTDLVSAGAVAALPVVDAVSGLELGWFVLFGIVGSLGDVPGMTARDALLPAIVRHSGVSAERLMGAREALGAVALLAGPAAAGTLMALFDGSTVLWLTAATSLGAALITLAIPHRVGVIDTATDGGSARPAGSSWRQFVAGWRVLTGSRFLTTVTLISVTSVFVLAALQGLVLPVYFLDAGRPEQVGFVLTAIAAGMLLGAGTYAMAGPRASRRFWLLTGVAGTTAGFAVVAGLVAPWTVFAGAFLVGAFSGVSGSLLGVLMIERVPEAFRGRVMGTQNAITTAAPPAGIMLAAVLTEYGSVRVAAVAVAAVWLVAAIVTLRSQALRTVDSTSAPSEEVSMSAQ from the coding sequence ATGAGGCTGATCCCGGTCGCGTACCTCGCGTCCTACACGCTGAGTCTGCTCGGCAACTCCGTCGCCGGCGTCGCGCTGCCGCTGATCGTGCTGCAGACCACCGGCAGCGCGCTCGGCGCCGGCTGGGTGGCCGCGGCGACGGCGGTGCCCGCGGTGCTGGCCGGCCTGTTCATGGGCGTCGTGATCGACCGGATCAACCGGCGCACGTCGTCGGTGGTCACGGACCTGGTCTCGGCCGGGGCGGTCGCCGCGCTCCCCGTCGTCGACGCGGTCAGCGGGCTGGAGCTGGGCTGGTTCGTGCTGTTCGGGATCGTCGGCTCGCTCGGCGACGTGCCGGGGATGACGGCGCGCGACGCGCTGCTGCCGGCGATCGTCCGGCACAGCGGCGTCTCCGCGGAACGGCTCATGGGCGCCCGCGAGGCACTGGGCGCCGTCGCGCTGCTGGCCGGGCCCGCGGCGGCCGGAACGCTGATGGCGCTGTTCGACGGGTCGACGGTGCTGTGGCTGACGGCGGCGACGTCGCTCGGTGCGGCGCTGATCACGCTGGCGATCCCGCATCGGGTCGGCGTCATCGACACGGCGACCGACGGCGGGAGCGCCCGGCCCGCGGGCTCGTCGTGGCGGCAGTTCGTGGCCGGCTGGCGGGTGCTGACCGGGTCGCGGTTCCTCACGACCGTCACCCTGATCTCCGTCACGTCCGTGTTCGTCCTGGCCGCGCTGCAGGGCCTCGTCCTGCCGGTGTACTTCCTCGACGCCGGCCGCCCGGAGCAGGTCGGGTTCGTCCTCACCGCGATCGCCGCGGGCATGCTGCTCGGCGCCGGAACGTACGCGATGGCCGGGCCGCGAGCGTCGCGGCGGTTCTGGCTGCTCACCGGTGTCGCCGGGACGACCGCCGGGTTCGCCGTCGTCGCCGGCCTGGTGGCGCCGTGGACGGTGTTCGCGGGAGCGTTCCTGGTGGGCGCGTTCAGCGGAGTGTCCGGCAGCCTGCTCGGCGTCCTCATGATCGAGCGGGTGCCCGAGGCGTTCCGCGGCCGCGTCATGGGCACGCAGAACGCCATCACGACGGCCGCGCCGCCGGCCGGGATCATGCTCGCGGCGGTGCTCACCGAGTACGGCTCCGTGCGGGTGGCGGCGGTCGCGGTGGCCGCGGTGTGGCTGGTGGCGGCGATCGTCACACTGCGTTCACAGGCGCTGCGTACCGTTGATTCCACGAGCGCGCCGTCCGAGGAGGTGTCCATGAGTGCGCAGTAG
- a CDS encoding S8 family serine peptidase produces MPRSRRRRPAAWTATTLAVALAATAGATAPATSAPGTAETDADTAAAAGDTSGATTRVTLVTGDIVDMTTVGGKTSVAVAAAGGGAVEAYELDGDTYVVPARVAPQVRAGTVDDQLFNVTRLIESGYADDAASELPVIVTYDGAAARSASSVAARAENLPASDATLPLPSIDGAAVEVAKADAGTFWDAVEADGSVGGVWLDGTVAATLDVSVPMVGAPAAWEQGFDGTGSTVAVLDTGIDPAHPDVAGQLTVQQDFTGGNNPVDGHGHGTHVAATVAGTGAGSGGARQGVAPGADLMIGKVLDDGGNGQDSWVIAGMEWAARNGADVVSMSLGGWPTDGTDPLSQAVNELTAETGALFVIAGGNYGPSAYSLTSPGAADAALTVGNVTKTDDLASTSGRGPRVGDHAVKPDLTAPGTNIVAARAAGTAMGTPVDELYTSASGTSMATPHVAGAAAIVRQQHPDWTPEQVKAALVSTAIPRDGLTVYQQGGGRLDVATAVAQGVYAGPAPLNFGYLPYPQTALEPIVRTVTFNNVTAAPVTLDLTAAATAGTTPAPAGMLALGAPSVTVPASGTATVDVTLDPSLGAAGLYSGFVTGTGPDGVSVVLPLGLNKEPEVYELTVTVLDRQGNPNRGATVQVGNVDDSSKHVSFPNLDARGQATVRVPPGTYSALSIMSELDGERYTYTFAGDPQIEVGPGGASAVLDGRTAVPVTADVGRTVEGVSAKLEFWRFPLAGEAMHYRYLLGEPFTDVYAAPTEEVTEGGFHLVTQFSLAEPDLVVDGAGLASFEPEYFTYAPKLPDGRFRHDVADAGAATPAELAAVDLDGKIALVEATGGQWSEQIRAVAAAGAEVAFLYSRNGYPFAGAVERGLPIPAAALDLSEAETLLARGGGTVTVHSTPVSDFLYDLRFDEDGAVGTDLAHVVETDDLATVTSTYRADAPERTVSDVNPSFAPWQVSSFDSYRYFRAPLERTEYVLTTPDMLWFKQLSGYETDEVTLARHARDRLRTLEPGDELEDTWFGAPFVPTPRREVLEQDRMAIPCPACRDDDELFFWIEDLADSGDGHYGAWDTRWENSATRLYRDDELVVSRRTGRGVLAAVPADSEYRLEIDAWSDAPWSFGTRSSTAWTFQSAAPASDVGDLPVQYACTDRGHRNCAFLPLLFASYDVPLDGLNRAPSGRTFRFDLTVGGQVGAESPTVRRVRVEVSYDDGATWRPAVVRASGDDGEYSVTVRHPKDAEHVSLRIDAQGDGTRLEQEVIRAYRLG; encoded by the coding sequence GTGCCCCGATCCCGCCGACGACGACCGGCCGCCTGGACCGCCACCACACTGGCCGTCGCGCTGGCCGCCACCGCCGGCGCCACCGCCCCCGCGACGTCGGCGCCCGGCACCGCCGAAACGGACGCGGACACCGCGGCCGCCGCCGGCGACACGTCCGGGGCCACCACCCGGGTCACGCTGGTCACCGGCGACATCGTCGACATGACCACCGTCGGCGGGAAGACGTCGGTCGCGGTCGCCGCCGCGGGCGGCGGCGCGGTCGAGGCGTACGAGCTGGACGGCGACACCTACGTCGTCCCGGCCCGGGTCGCGCCGCAGGTCCGTGCCGGCACCGTCGACGACCAGCTGTTCAACGTGACGCGGCTGATCGAGAGCGGGTACGCCGACGACGCGGCGAGCGAGCTGCCGGTCATCGTCACCTATGACGGCGCCGCCGCGCGGTCCGCGTCCTCTGTCGCCGCCCGCGCCGAGAACCTGCCGGCCAGCGACGCCACGCTGCCGCTGCCCAGCATCGACGGCGCCGCGGTCGAGGTCGCGAAGGCCGACGCCGGCACGTTCTGGGACGCCGTCGAGGCCGACGGCTCCGTCGGCGGCGTCTGGCTGGACGGCACGGTGGCCGCGACCCTCGACGTCAGCGTGCCGATGGTCGGCGCGCCCGCGGCCTGGGAGCAGGGGTTCGACGGCACCGGCAGCACGGTCGCCGTCCTCGACACCGGCATCGACCCCGCGCACCCGGATGTCGCCGGCCAACTCACCGTTCAACAGGACTTCACCGGTGGGAACAACCCGGTCGACGGGCACGGCCACGGCACCCACGTCGCGGCGACGGTCGCCGGCACCGGCGCGGGCTCCGGCGGCGCTCGTCAGGGCGTCGCGCCGGGCGCCGACCTGATGATCGGCAAGGTGCTCGACGACGGCGGCAACGGGCAGGACTCGTGGGTGATCGCCGGCATGGAGTGGGCCGCGCGGAACGGCGCCGACGTCGTCAGCATGAGCCTCGGCGGATGGCCGACCGACGGCACCGACCCGCTCAGCCAGGCCGTGAACGAGCTGACCGCCGAGACCGGCGCGCTGTTCGTCATCGCCGGCGGCAACTACGGGCCCAGCGCCTACTCGCTGACCAGCCCGGGCGCCGCCGACGCCGCGCTCACCGTCGGCAACGTCACGAAGACCGACGACCTGGCGTCGACGTCCGGCCGCGGCCCGCGGGTCGGCGACCACGCCGTCAAGCCCGACCTCACCGCGCCCGGCACGAACATCGTCGCCGCCCGGGCCGCCGGCACCGCCATGGGCACGCCGGTCGACGAGCTGTACACGAGCGCGTCCGGCACCTCGATGGCCACGCCGCACGTCGCCGGCGCCGCCGCGATCGTCCGCCAGCAGCACCCGGACTGGACGCCCGAGCAGGTCAAGGCGGCCCTGGTGTCGACGGCGATCCCGCGCGACGGGCTCACCGTCTACCAGCAGGGCGGCGGCCGCCTCGACGTCGCGACCGCCGTCGCACAGGGCGTCTACGCCGGTCCGGCGCCGCTGAACTTCGGCTACCTGCCCTACCCGCAGACCGCGCTGGAGCCGATCGTCCGCACCGTCACGTTCAACAACGTCACGGCGGCGCCGGTCACGCTGGACCTCACCGCGGCCGCCACCGCCGGGACGACCCCCGCGCCGGCCGGCATGCTGGCGCTGGGCGCGCCGTCGGTCACCGTCCCCGCGAGCGGCACCGCCACCGTCGACGTCACGCTCGACCCGTCGCTCGGCGCGGCCGGCCTGTACAGCGGCTTCGTCACCGGGACCGGCCCGGACGGGGTGAGCGTCGTGCTGCCGCTCGGGCTGAACAAGGAGCCGGAGGTGTACGAGCTGACCGTCACCGTCCTGGACCGCCAGGGCAACCCGAACCGCGGCGCCACCGTCCAGGTCGGCAACGTCGACGACTCGTCCAAGCACGTGTCGTTCCCGAACCTGGACGCACGCGGCCAGGCGACCGTCCGCGTCCCACCGGGCACGTACAGCGCGCTGAGCATCATGAGCGAGCTGGACGGCGAGCGGTACACGTACACGTTCGCCGGCGACCCGCAGATCGAGGTCGGGCCGGGCGGCGCGAGCGCCGTGCTGGACGGCCGCACCGCGGTCCCGGTGACCGCCGACGTCGGCCGGACCGTCGAGGGCGTGTCGGCGAAGCTGGAGTTCTGGCGGTTCCCGCTGGCCGGCGAGGCCATGCACTACCGGTACCTGCTCGGCGAGCCGTTCACCGACGTGTACGCGGCGCCGACCGAGGAGGTCACCGAGGGCGGGTTCCACCTCGTCACGCAGTTCTCGCTGGCCGAGCCGGACCTCGTCGTCGACGGCGCCGGGCTGGCGTCGTTCGAGCCGGAGTACTTCACCTACGCGCCGAAGCTGCCGGACGGCCGGTTCCGCCACGACGTCGCCGACGCCGGCGCCGCGACCCCGGCCGAGCTGGCCGCCGTCGACCTCGACGGGAAGATCGCGCTGGTCGAGGCGACCGGCGGGCAGTGGAGCGAGCAGATCCGGGCGGTCGCGGCGGCGGGCGCCGAGGTGGCGTTCCTCTACAGCCGGAACGGCTACCCGTTCGCCGGCGCGGTCGAGCGCGGGCTGCCGATCCCGGCGGCCGCGCTGGACCTCAGCGAGGCCGAGACGCTGCTGGCCCGCGGCGGCGGCACCGTCACCGTCCATTCGACGCCGGTCAGCGACTTCCTCTACGACCTGCGCTTCGACGAGGACGGCGCGGTCGGGACCGACCTCGCGCACGTCGTCGAGACCGACGACCTCGCCACCGTGACCAGCACCTACCGCGCGGACGCGCCGGAACGCACCGTCTCCGACGTCAACCCGTCGTTCGCGCCCTGGCAGGTGTCGTCGTTCGACTCCTACCGCTACTTCCGGGCGCCGCTGGAGCGGACGGAGTACGTGCTGACCACGCCGGACATGCTCTGGTTCAAGCAGCTCTCCGGCTACGAGACCGACGAGGTGACGCTGGCCCGGCACGCCCGCGACCGGCTGCGGACGCTCGAGCCCGGCGACGAGCTGGAGGACACCTGGTTCGGCGCGCCGTTCGTGCCGACGCCGCGGCGCGAGGTGCTCGAGCAGGACCGGATGGCGATCCCGTGCCCGGCCTGCCGCGACGACGACGAGCTGTTCTTCTGGATCGAGGACCTCGCCGACTCCGGCGACGGCCACTACGGCGCCTGGGACACCCGCTGGGAGAACTCGGCGACCCGCCTGTACCGCGACGACGAGCTGGTGGTGAGCCGGCGGACCGGGCGTGGCGTGCTGGCCGCGGTCCCGGCGGACTCGGAGTACCGGCTGGAGATCGACGCCTGGTCCGACGCGCCGTGGAGCTTCGGGACGCGGTCGTCGACGGCGTGGACGTTCCAGTCGGCCGCCCCGGCGTCCGACGTCGGCGACCTGCCCGTGCAGTACGCGTGCACCGACCGCGGGCACCGGAACTGCGCGTTCCTGCCGCTGCTGTTCGCGTCGTACGACGTGCCGCTGGACGGGCTGAACCGGGCGCCGTCCGGGCGGACGTTCCGCTTCGACCTCACCGTCGGCGGGCAGGTCGGTGCGGAGTCGCCGACGGTCCGGCGGGTGCGGGTCGAGGTGTCCTACGACGACGGCGCCACCTGGCGGCCGGCGGTGGTGCGGGCGAGCGGCGACGACGGCGAGTACTCCGTCACCGTCCGGCACCCGAAGGACGCCGAGCACGTCTCGCTGCGGATCGACGCCCAGGGTGACGGCACCCGGCTGGAGCAGGAGGTGATCCGGGCCTACCGGCTCGGCTGA
- a CDS encoding PHP domain-containing protein produces the protein MRRIAFLLERAREPTYRVRAFRTAAATVDEVGIAELVERVEEGTLTELPGIGKVTATVISEALAGEVPVYLRRLEATGGRPVAEGGAEIRAALRGDLHTHSDWSDGGSPIPEMVAAAAELGHEYVALTDHSPRLTVANGLSAERLRQQLDVVAEVNSRSNGIRVLTGIEVDINEDGSLDQSDELLGRLDVVVASVHSKLRMASDELTERMVTAIANPHTDVLGHCTGRLITGGRGTRPESTFDAEIVFAACARFGVAVEINSRPERLDPPKRLLRLAVEAGCSFALDTDAHAPGQLDWQPYGCERAAACGVPIEKIVNTWPVDELLAWTRRG, from the coding sequence ATGCGGCGCATCGCGTTCCTGCTCGAGCGGGCCCGCGAACCCACCTACCGGGTGCGCGCCTTCCGCACGGCCGCCGCGACCGTCGACGAGGTGGGGATCGCGGAGTTGGTGGAGCGGGTGGAGGAGGGCACGCTGACCGAGCTGCCCGGCATCGGCAAGGTGACGGCGACGGTCATCAGCGAGGCGCTGGCCGGGGAGGTGCCGGTGTACCTGCGCCGCCTGGAGGCGACCGGCGGCCGGCCGGTCGCGGAGGGCGGCGCGGAGATCCGGGCGGCGCTGCGCGGCGACCTGCACACGCATTCGGACTGGTCCGACGGCGGCAGCCCGATCCCGGAGATGGTCGCGGCCGCCGCCGAGCTGGGCCATGAGTACGTCGCGCTGACGGACCACTCGCCGCGGCTGACCGTCGCGAACGGCCTGTCGGCGGAGCGGCTGAGGCAACAGCTCGACGTCGTCGCGGAGGTGAACAGCCGGAGCAATGGCATCCGCGTCCTCACCGGCATCGAGGTCGACATCAACGAGGACGGCTCGCTGGACCAGAGCGACGAGCTGCTCGGCCGGCTCGACGTCGTCGTGGCGAGCGTGCACTCGAAGCTGCGCATGGCGTCCGACGAGCTGACCGAGCGCATGGTGACGGCCATCGCCAACCCGCACACGGACGTGCTCGGGCACTGCACCGGCCGCCTCATCACGGGCGGGCGCGGCACCCGGCCGGAGTCGACGTTCGACGCGGAGATCGTGTTCGCCGCGTGCGCGCGGTTCGGCGTCGCCGTCGAGATCAACTCGCGGCCGGAGCGGCTGGACCCGCCCAAGCGGCTGCTCCGGCTGGCGGTCGAGGCGGGTTGCTCGTTCGCGCTCGACACCGACGCGCACGCGCCCGGCCAGCTGGACTGGCAGCCGTACGGGTGCGAGCGGGCGGCCGCCTGCGGCGTGCCGATCGAGAAGATCGTCAACACCTGGCCGGTCGACGAGCTGCTGGCCTGGACCCGGCGAGGCTGA
- a CDS encoding VOC family protein — protein sequence MDDTARPLRRPEASVAVEHLGWRYLLARFHTGVAVESPAEAVEVTATAVRAAGPAAEGHLQADLRPGRVLLSLQDAALANVTSVDVDAAARITTALRAAGREADPAVGGRPRSEQSLEIAIDALDIPAVRPFWKAVLAYDDEPGLDGPTDALVDPLGQGPAVWFQQMDAPRPQRNRIHIDLSVPHDEARRRLAAALDAGGRLVNDGRAPAFWVLADAEGNEICICTWQGRD from the coding sequence ATGGACGACACCGCGCGACCGCTGCGCCGGCCCGAGGCGTCCGTCGCCGTCGAGCACCTGGGCTGGCGGTACCTCCTGGCGCGCTTCCACACCGGCGTGGCGGTGGAGTCGCCGGCCGAGGCGGTCGAGGTGACGGCCACGGCGGTGCGCGCGGCGGGACCGGCGGCCGAGGGTCACCTGCAGGCCGACCTGCGGCCGGGACGCGTGCTGCTCAGCCTGCAGGACGCCGCGCTGGCGAACGTCACCAGCGTCGACGTCGACGCCGCGGCGCGCATCACGACGGCGCTGCGGGCGGCCGGGCGCGAGGCCGACCCCGCGGTCGGCGGGCGGCCGCGGTCGGAGCAGTCGCTCGAGATCGCCATCGACGCGCTCGACATCCCGGCCGTCCGGCCGTTCTGGAAGGCCGTGCTGGCGTACGACGACGAACCCGGGCTGGACGGCCCGACGGACGCGCTGGTCGACCCACTCGGGCAGGGGCCGGCGGTCTGGTTCCAGCAGATGGACGCGCCGCGGCCGCAGCGCAACCGCATCCACATCGACCTCAGCGTCCCGCACGACGAGGCCCGGCGACGGCTCGCGGCGGCGCTCGACGCCGGCGGACGGCTGGTGAACGACGGGCGGGCGCCGGCGTTCTGGGTGCTGGCCGACGCCGAGGGGAACGAGATCTGCATCTGCACCTGGCAGGGACGGGACTGA
- a CDS encoding arginase family protein — protein MTTLGLVGVPSSVAAHWPGQEQAPAALRAAGLVERLRQTGHEVHDHGDRPVRRWAAHPADGEPNNLGGVVEVLDDTRRAVAAVIEAGETPVVVGGECTLTIAVVSAFATAGQDVGLVYVDGGQDLQTPADHPHELIADGMGVAHLLDLPGTAPALSGFGPRRPLLTADQVCFFGYADHDEDVHGRVPSWRFPVASVAPDPPAAARLALAAVASVTSRFVVHLDVDVVNFLDLPAADVPQYRGLTLAQVTSAVTVMVGHPGFAGLVLTEFNPDHGEPDGSTAGRLAEAVAAVFTPAR, from the coding sequence ATGACGACGCTGGGGTTGGTGGGGGTGCCGTCGAGTGTGGCGGCGCACTGGCCGGGCCAGGAACAGGCGCCGGCGGCGCTGCGGGCCGCCGGGCTGGTGGAGCGGCTGCGGCAGACCGGCCACGAGGTGCACGATCACGGCGACCGCCCGGTCCGGCGCTGGGCCGCGCACCCGGCGGACGGCGAGCCGAACAACCTCGGCGGCGTGGTCGAGGTGCTCGACGACACCCGCAGGGCCGTCGCCGCCGTCATCGAGGCCGGCGAGACACCGGTCGTCGTCGGGGGAGAGTGCACGCTGACCATCGCCGTCGTCAGCGCGTTCGCCACCGCCGGGCAGGACGTCGGGCTCGTGTACGTCGACGGCGGGCAGGATCTCCAGACGCCGGCCGACCACCCGCACGAACTGATCGCCGACGGCATGGGCGTCGCGCACCTGCTCGACCTCCCCGGCACCGCGCCCGCGCTGAGCGGCTTCGGTCCGCGCCGTCCGCTGCTCACCGCCGACCAGGTCTGCTTCTTCGGCTACGCCGACCACGACGAGGACGTGCACGGGCGCGTGCCCAGCTGGCGGTTCCCCGTCGCGTCGGTCGCGCCCGACCCGCCCGCCGCCGCCCGGCTCGCGCTCGCCGCCGTCGCGTCGGTGACCAGCCGGTTCGTCGTTCACCTCGACGTCGACGTCGTCAACTTCCTCGACCTCCCGGCGGCCGACGTGCCGCAGTACCGCGGCCTCACGCTGGCGCAGGTGACCAGCGCGGTGACGGTGATGGTGGGCCACCCCGGGTTCGCCGGTCTGGTGCTCACCGAGTTCAACCCCGACCACGGCGAACCCGACGGCTCCACGGCCGGGCGCCTGGCCGAGGCAGTCGCCGCGGTGTTCACGCCGGCGCGCTGA